A window of Antricoccus suffuscus genomic DNA:
GGTGCGGCGATCGGCAAGGTGCACGACCTGCTAGCGAGCATGCGTACGCCGACGATCGCGGCCGTCGAACGCTACGCCATCAACGCCGGATCCGGGCTGGCGTTGGGCTGCGACCTTCTGGTGATTGGCGAGACCTCGTTCCTCCAGATCAGCGAAGCCTCGATGGGCGTCCTCGCTCCTGCCAACGTTGCCTGGCTGACGCAGAAGTTTAGTACCGCGACAGCGCTCCGTTTGACGTTGAGCGGCGAGCGTTACCCGGGCGCAGCCTTGCCGTCGCTCGGTGTGCCGGCCAAAGTCGTCGCCGACGCGGACGTCCTGACCACCGCGCAGGAGATGGCGGACCGGGTCGCCGGTTATCCCAATGACGGTGCCGCAAACATGAAGGCCAGCGTGGTGTCAACCGCTGCCGCAGCCGGCGACTTTGAATCCCGGATCGCGGCGGCCCGCGGCCCCCAGAAGTAATCACTGGGCCAGACAGACTTGAGAACTGGCTACATGAGACGGAACTTGCCCTCGGAGTTCTCGCGGATCAGATCCAGGGTGTCGCGGCCCTGGATCTTTGCCGTAGATTCGGCGACCGCCCAGGCGTAAACGCCCTTCGACATCGTCGAGGTGGCGCGCTTTCGGAGTTCGCCGAAGATCTCTGCGCGGATTGCGTGCACGTCGAGATTGTCCGGTTCGGCATCGGTAGCGAGCTGGATGAGCTTCGCCGCCACACGTTCGTCGCCGTCGTTGAGCTCGCGTCGCGCCGTCGCGGCAAGTGCGTCGGCGCCGCCAGCTAGCGTGGCTATCGATTCACCCAAAACCGACCGCCGAGCGGGCTTGAGATTAGATGGATCGCCGTCGTACCAGCCGCCGTAGAGCCGCCACGCGTTGCGTACAACGAATTCGGGTTCGTCATACGACGGCCGCAGGTATGGCTTGTCCAGGAACTTCTCCGGTACGTCGACCGAATGCAACGCCGTATCGAGGGTCGCGCCGCTGTTGAGAAGTTCCATCGTGCTGGCGTGCAGATGCTCGAGGTACTCCGCGGAAGTCGTCATCGCCTCGACGATC
This region includes:
- a CDS encoding enoyl-CoA hydratase/isomerase family protein yields the protein MSNDNSIVITKLSGRADIAINRPERKNALVPATAEALHDAFADAESDPEVRCVVLHGAGGAFCSGIDLKDSGVGAEMGAAIGKVHDLLASMRTPTIAAVERYAINAGSGLALGCDLLVIGETSFLQISEASMGVLAPANVAWLTQKFSTATALRLTLSGERYPGAALPSLGVPAKVVADADVLTTAQEMADRVAGYPNDGAANMKASVVSTAAAAGDFESRIAAARGPQK